In Sphingobium amiense, a genomic segment contains:
- the ctaD gene encoding cytochrome c oxidase subunit I — MTTITADHHGDHAHDHHDADHKPAFFQRWFMSTNHKDIGTLYLIFAIMAGLIGGAISGLMRAELAQPGIQYLHGWAQMMDGPDATLDQAYHLWNVLITAHGLIMVFFMVMPAIIGGFGNWFVPIMIGAPDMAFPRMNNISFWLLIPAFLLLLGSSFVPGGTGNGAGTGWTVYAPLSTSGSAGPAVDMAILSLHIAGASSILGAINFITTILNMRAPGMTLHKMPLFVWSVLVTAFLLLLALPVLAAAITMLLTDRNFGTTFYDAAGGGDPELYQHLFWFFGHPEVYIMILPGFGIVSQIVSTFSRKPVFGYLGMAYAMVAIGVVGFVVWAHHMFTTGMSVNVKMYFTAATMVIAVPTGIKIFSWIATIWGGSISFKTPMVWALGFIFLFTVGGVTGVVLANGGVDDVLHDTYYVVAHFHYVLSLGAVFSLFAGFYYWFPKMSGRMYNEFLGHLHFWVFFVGVNLLFFPMHFLGLSGMPRRYPDYPEAFAYWNKVASFGYEIMAVGVIIFLVNVFWSLFAGRKAEGNPWGEGATTLEWTLPSPPPFHQFETLPVVE; from the coding sequence ATGACCACCATCACAGCCGATCATCACGGCGATCACGCCCACGATCACCACGATGCCGATCACAAGCCCGCCTTCTTCCAGCGCTGGTTCATGTCCACGAACCACAAGGACATCGGCACCCTTTACCTGATCTTCGCGATCATGGCCGGTCTGATCGGCGGCGCGATCTCGGGTCTGATGCGCGCCGAGCTGGCGCAGCCGGGCATCCAGTATCTCCACGGCTGGGCGCAGATGATGGACGGTCCCGACGCCACGCTGGATCAGGCCTATCACCTCTGGAACGTGCTCATCACCGCGCACGGCCTCATCATGGTCTTCTTCATGGTGATGCCCGCGATCATCGGCGGCTTCGGCAACTGGTTCGTGCCCATCATGATCGGTGCGCCGGACATGGCCTTCCCGCGGATGAACAATATCAGCTTCTGGCTGCTCATCCCCGCCTTCCTGCTGCTGCTCGGCTCCAGCTTCGTGCCCGGCGGCACCGGCAACGGTGCGGGCACCGGCTGGACCGTCTACGCTCCGCTGTCGACCAGCGGTTCGGCGGGTCCGGCGGTCGACATGGCGATCCTTTCGCTCCACATCGCGGGCGCTTCGTCGATCCTCGGCGCGATCAACTTCATCACCACCATTTTGAACATGCGCGCGCCGGGCATGACCCTGCACAAGATGCCGCTGTTCGTCTGGTCGGTGCTCGTCACCGCCTTCCTGCTGCTGCTGGCGCTGCCCGTGCTGGCCGCCGCCATCACCATGCTGCTGACCGACCGCAATTTCGGCACCACCTTCTATGACGCGGCGGGCGGCGGCGATCCCGAACTCTACCAGCATCTCTTCTGGTTCTTCGGCCATCCCGAAGTCTACATCATGATCCTGCCGGGCTTCGGCATCGTCAGCCAGATCGTCTCGACCTTCAGCCGCAAGCCGGTGTTCGGCTATCTCGGCATGGCCTACGCGATGGTCGCGATCGGCGTCGTCGGCTTCGTCGTGTGGGCGCACCACATGTTCACGACCGGCATGTCGGTCAATGTGAAGATGTATTTCACCGCCGCCACCATGGTCATCGCGGTGCCGACCGGCATCAAGATCTTCTCGTGGATCGCGACCATCTGGGGCGGCTCGATCAGCTTCAAGACGCCGATGGTCTGGGCGCTGGGCTTCATCTTCCTCTTCACCGTGGGCGGCGTCACCGGCGTCGTGCTGGCGAATGGCGGCGTCGACGACGTGCTGCACGACACCTATTATGTCGTCGCGCACTTCCACTACGTCCTGTCGCTGGGCGCGGTCTTCTCGCTCTTCGCGGGCTTCTATTACTGGTTCCCGAAGATGTCGGGCCGCATGTATAACGAGTTCCTCGGCCACCTGCATTTCTGGGTGTTCTTCGTCGGCGTGAACCTGCTGTTCTTCCCGATGCACTTCCTGGGCCTGTCGGGCATGCCGCGCCGCTACCCCGACTATCCCGAAGCCTTCGCCTACTGGAACAAGGTCGCCTCCTTCGGCTACGAGATCATGGCCGTGGGCGTCATCATCTTCCTGGTGAACGTCTTCTGGTCGCTGTTCGCGGGCCGCAAGGCGGAAGGCAATCCGTGGGGTGAGGGCGCGACGACGCTGGAATGGACCCTGCCCAGCCCGCCGCCCTTCCACCAGTTCGAGACCCTTCCGGTCGTCGAGTAA
- a CDS encoding heme o synthase, protein MMASSPILPATMLTDARAAPMPAHWRDFVALTKPRVMTLVVFTGLCGLLAAPGSIHPVLAFTAILCIALGAGAAAALNQWWEADIDAKMKRTASRPLPAGRMERHAALHFGVGLSFFSVILMGMATNWLAAIVLAVSILFYVFVYTIWLKPRTAQNIVIGGAAGAFPPVIGWAAVTGDVSALPVALFMLIFFWTPPHFWALALFVKTDYAAAGIPMLPVVSGEVATRRHIWFYTAIMAVAALAPVVLNLTGVIYGTVALAGTALFAVLAFQVYRRRESDPARMAPERRLFRYSILYLFLLFGAVVADRWVLA, encoded by the coding sequence ATGATGGCCAGTTCGCCGATCCTGCCTGCCACCATGCTGACGGACGCCCGCGCCGCGCCCATGCCCGCGCACTGGCGGGATTTTGTCGCGCTGACGAAGCCGCGGGTGATGACGCTGGTCGTGTTCACCGGCCTATGCGGCCTTCTCGCCGCGCCCGGTTCCATCCACCCTGTCCTCGCCTTCACCGCCATCCTGTGCATCGCTCTGGGCGCAGGCGCCGCCGCCGCGCTCAACCAGTGGTGGGAAGCCGACATCGACGCCAAGATGAAGCGCACCGCTTCCCGCCCGCTCCCCGCCGGGCGCATGGAGCGGCACGCGGCGCTGCATTTCGGCGTTGGCCTCTCCTTCTTCTCCGTGATCCTGATGGGCATGGCGACCAACTGGCTCGCCGCCATCGTGCTTGCCGTCTCGATCCTGTTTTACGTTTTCGTCTACACCATCTGGCTCAAGCCCCGGACGGCGCAGAATATCGTCATCGGCGGCGCGGCGGGCGCTTTTCCGCCGGTGATCGGCTGGGCGGCGGTGACGGGCGACGTCAGCGCGCTGCCGGTCGCGCTCTTCATGCTGATCTTCTTCTGGACGCCGCCCCATTTCTGGGCGCTCGCCCTGTTCGTGAAGACGGACTATGCCGCCGCCGGCATCCCGATGCTCCCGGTCGTGTCCGGTGAGGTCGCCACGCGGCGGCACATCTGGTTCTACACCGCGATCATGGCGGTCGCCGCGCTCGCGCCGGTGGTGCTGAACCTGACCGGCGTGATCTACGGCACCGTCGCGCTGGCGGGCACGGCTCTGTTCGCCGTCCTCGCCTTCCAGGTCTACCGCCGCCGCGAGAGCGATCCCGCGAGGATGGCGCCGGAACGGCGGCTGTTCAGATATTCGATCCTCTATCTTTTCCTGCTGTTCGGGGCAGTGGTCGCCGACCGGTGGGTGCTGGCATGA
- a CDS encoding cytochrome c oxidase assembly protein yields MATLPPSPFDRDRRNRRTMMAAALVGLTMLALGFASVPLYRIFCERTGFGGTTQRAEAASHVKVAYGHTMSIRFDSNVAPGMPWQFRPEHPTQTITVGAKNMAIFIAKNMSDKPVTGSAAFNVTPTQAGAYFTKIQCFCFTEQTLQPGQEVRMPVIYYVDPRILDDPDNKDTQQITLSYTFYPVEQDKKAS; encoded by the coding sequence ATGGCCACTCTTCCGCCTTCCCCCTTCGACCGCGACCGCCGCAACCGCCGGACCATGATGGCCGCCGCGCTGGTCGGCCTCACCATGCTCGCGCTCGGCTTCGCCTCCGTGCCCCTCTATCGCATCTTCTGCGAACGGACCGGCTTCGGCGGCACGACGCAGCGGGCCGAAGCCGCGTCGCATGTGAAGGTGGCGTATGGCCACACCATGTCGATCCGCTTCGATTCGAACGTCGCGCCGGGCATGCCCTGGCAGTTCCGGCCCGAACATCCGACCCAGACCATCACCGTGGGCGCGAAGAACATGGCGATCTTCATCGCGAAGAACATGTCGGACAAGCCCGTGACCGGCAGCGCCGCCTTCAACGTCACGCCGACGCAGGCGGGCGCCTATTTCACCAAGATCCAGTGCTTCTGCTTCACCGAGCAGACGCTGCAGCCGGGGCAGGAGGTGCGGATGCCCGTCATCTACTATGTCGATCCCAGGATTCTCGACGACCCCGACAACAAGGACACGCAACAGATCACCTTGAGCTATACCTTCTATCCTGTTGAGCAGGACAAGAAGGCAAGCTAA
- a CDS encoding cytochrome c oxidase subunit 3 — translation MAGAKTHDYHILPPSIWPLFGSMSALVMAFGAIMFMHPDAMGPSGGWVFLIGLAGVLFTMFSWWGNVIAEAHAGDHTPVVQLHLRYGMILFIASEVMFFVGWFWAFFDFSLFPSALAPIEGLFPSKGIEVMNAFELPLLNTLILLCSGTTVTWAHHALIHGDRDGLIKGLWCTIILGALFSSIQAYEYAHAPFGFGGSPYSSAFYMATGFHGFHVLVGTIFLIVNLVRAYKGHFTPRQHFGFEAAAWYWHFVDVVWLFLFVAVYVWGGWGAEVHGG, via the coding sequence ATGGCAGGCGCAAAGACCCACGATTATCATATTCTCCCGCCCAGCATCTGGCCGCTGTTCGGCTCGATGTCGGCGCTGGTGATGGCGTTCGGCGCGATCATGTTCATGCATCCCGACGCGATGGGGCCAAGCGGCGGCTGGGTCTTCCTGATCGGCCTTGCAGGCGTGCTCTTCACCATGTTCAGCTGGTGGGGCAATGTCATCGCCGAAGCGCATGCGGGCGACCATACGCCGGTGGTGCAGCTTCACCTGCGCTACGGCATGATCCTGTTCATCGCGTCCGAAGTCATGTTCTTCGTCGGCTGGTTCTGGGCCTTCTTCGACTTCTCCCTGTTCCCGAGCGCGCTCGCGCCCATCGAAGGGCTGTTCCCGTCGAAGGGGATCGAGGTCATGAACGCGTTCGAGCTGCCCCTGCTCAACACGCTGATCCTGCTCTGCTCGGGCACGACCGTCACCTGGGCGCACCATGCGCTGATCCATGGCGACCGCGACGGCCTCATCAAGGGGCTGTGGTGCACGATCATCCTGGGCGCGCTGTTCAGCAGCATCCAGGCCTATGAATATGCTCACGCGCCTTTCGGCTTCGGCGGCAGCCCCTACAGCTCGGCCTTCTACATGGCGACCGGCTTCCACGGCTTCCACGTCCTCGTCGGCACGATCTTCCTGATCGTGAACCTCGTGCGCGCCTATAAGGGGCACTTCACCCCGCGCCAGCATTTCGGCTTCGAAGCCGCCGCCTGGTATTGGCACTTCGTCGACGTGGTGTGGCTGTTCCTCTTCGTCGCCGTCTATGTCTGGGGCGGCTGGGGCGCCGAAGTGCACGGCGGCTGA
- a CDS encoding SURF1 family protein: MSDARRSVPVLPTLVVLLAIAVMIGLGVWQLQRRGEKAQALAFAAANPARPSIAFPRLPPVDPAILFRPSSVNCLRVVGWQVEAGRAADGSTGYRHIAQCATGAEGPGVLVAIGVGQKPDDRPQWTGGPVRGWISEEPDHRALLTRIAGKAPPLRPMLIAAAAPPGLKPLAPPSVDDIPNNHLAYAVQWFFFAAVAAIIYILALRRRNIAAGGPPKP; this comes from the coding sequence ATGAGCGATGCCCGCCGATCCGTGCCTGTCCTCCCCACCCTCGTCGTCCTGCTGGCGATCGCCGTCATGATCGGCCTTGGCGTCTGGCAGTTGCAGCGGCGGGGGGAAAAGGCGCAGGCGCTCGCCTTCGCGGCGGCCAACCCCGCCCGGCCCTCCATCGCCTTCCCCCGATTGCCGCCGGTCGATCCCGCCATCCTCTTCCGTCCCTCCTCGGTCAACTGCCTGCGTGTCGTCGGCTGGCAGGTGGAGGCGGGCCGCGCGGCGGACGGCTCCACCGGCTATCGCCACATCGCCCAGTGCGCGACCGGCGCGGAAGGGCCGGGCGTGCTTGTCGCCATCGGCGTCGGGCAGAAGCCGGACGACAGGCCGCAATGGACCGGCGGCCCGGTGCGCGGCTGGATCAGCGAAGAGCCGGACCATCGCGCGCTGCTGACCCGCATCGCCGGGAAAGCGCCGCCGCTCCGGCCCATGCTCATCGCCGCTGCCGCGCCGCCCGGCCTCAAACCGCTCGCCCCGCCCAGCGTCGATGACATCCCCAACAACCATCTCGCCTATGCGGTGCAGTGGTTCTTCTTCGCCGCCGTCGCCGCCATCATCTACATATTGGCGCTGCGGAGGCGGAATATTGCCGCTGGGGGTCCGCCAAAGCCTTAA
- the thrC gene encoding threonine synthase, translated as MQYQSTRGSAPTLGFEDVTLAGLASDGGLYLPGEWPAFTPDQIRALAGLSYVETAVRVMAPFVAGALTENELRDLCTAAYGRFSHQAVTPLVQLDHQHWLLELFHGPTLAFKDVALQLLGQLFERFLSRRDDHLTIVGATSGDTGSAAIDAVAGRAKIDIFMLHPEGRVSDVQRRQMTTVLAPNVYNIAIDGSFDDAQALVKAMFNDADFSRRFNLSAVNSINWARLMAQVVYYFYAAVRLGAPEREVAFSVPTGNFGDVFAGYVAAKMGLPVAKLIVATNVNDILHRALSEGDYSQGQVVPTATPSMDIQVSSNFERLLFDAGGRDGLALAEQMRGFEGSRAMRLTNAQREGAAHLFSSARVDADGMTMAMRWAYDAAAQVIDPHSAIGLAAAREAQVDASIPVVTLATAHPAKFRDAVERAIGIRPPVPGRVGDLFAREESYAKLPATFEAVTAYVAGRATPRT; from the coding sequence ATGCAGTATCAGAGCACCAGAGGGAGCGCGCCGACGCTCGGGTTCGAGGATGTGACGCTGGCGGGCCTTGCGTCCGATGGCGGCCTTTACCTGCCGGGCGAATGGCCCGCCTTCACCCCCGACCAGATCCGCGCGCTGGCGGGCCTCTCCTATGTGGAAACGGCGGTCAGGGTCATGGCTCCCTTCGTCGCCGGTGCGCTCACCGAAAACGAACTGCGCGATCTCTGCACCGCCGCCTACGGTCGCTTCAGCCATCAGGCGGTGACGCCGCTGGTCCAGCTCGATCACCAGCACTGGCTGCTCGAACTGTTCCACGGCCCGACGCTGGCGTTCAAGGATGTCGCGCTGCAACTGCTCGGCCAGTTGTTCGAACGGTTCCTGTCGCGCCGCGACGATCACCTGACCATCGTCGGCGCGACATCGGGCGACACCGGATCGGCGGCGATCGACGCGGTGGCGGGCCGGGCGAAGATCGACATCTTCATGCTCCATCCCGAAGGCCGCGTGTCCGACGTGCAGCGCCGCCAGATGACCACCGTGCTCGCGCCCAACGTCTATAATATCGCCATCGACGGCAGCTTCGACGATGCGCAGGCGCTGGTGAAGGCGATGTTCAACGACGCGGACTTCTCGCGCCGTTTCAACCTGTCGGCAGTGAACAGCATCAACTGGGCGCGACTGATGGCGCAGGTCGTCTATTATTTCTACGCCGCCGTGCGCCTTGGCGCGCCGGAGCGGGAAGTCGCCTTTTCGGTGCCCACAGGCAATTTCGGCGACGTGTTCGCAGGCTATGTCGCGGCGAAGATGGGCCTGCCCGTCGCAAAGCTCATCGTCGCGACCAACGTCAACGACATCCTTCACCGCGCCCTGTCCGAAGGCGATTACAGCCAGGGGCAGGTGGTGCCGACCGCGACGCCCAGCATGGACATTCAGGTCAGCTCCAATTTCGAGCGGCTGCTGTTCGACGCGGGCGGCCGCGATGGCCTTGCGCTTGCCGAACAGATGCGCGGGTTCGAGGGCAGCCGGGCGATGCGCCTCACCAATGCTCAGCGCGAAGGGGCGGCGCATCTCTTCTCCTCCGCGCGCGTCGATGCGGACGGCATGACCATGGCGATGCGCTGGGCCTATGACGCAGCGGCGCAGGTGATCGACCCGCACAGCGCCATCGGCCTTGCCGCCGCGCGCGAGGCGCAGGTCGATGCCTCGATCCCGGTCGTCACGCTGGCGACCGCGCATCCCGCCAAGTTCCGCGATGCGGTAGAGCGCGCCATCGGCATCCGCCCGCCGGTTCCGGGCCGCGTCGGCGACCTGTTCGCGCGCGAGGAAAGCTATGCGAAGCTCCCCGCGACGTTCGAGGCGGTGACCGCCTATGTCGCCGGGCGTGCGACTCCGCGGACGTGA
- a CDS encoding class I SAM-dependent methyltransferase, with protein MELKTLIGEPWADYGLLDSGHGRKLERYGRFRFIRPEPQAMWAPARDDWRADAEFVPGSDEEGGGRWFYEKPVPAEGWPLTWREVTFQSSCTPFRHLGFFPDMAPIWDDLRAAIADKPDAEVMNLFGYTGVGTLGLSAAGAKMVHVDASKKSVAQARANAALSGMEDRPVRWIVEDAAKFVAREGRRGRRYDGILLDPPKYGRGPDGEVWRLEEDLPGLIANCRALLDADSRFLFLTVYAVRMSALAIGELLRQAFADLPGTVEAGELAVREEARGIALPTAIWARWKR; from the coding sequence ATGGAACTCAAGACCCTGATCGGCGAACCCTGGGCCGACTATGGCCTGCTCGATTCGGGCCATGGCCGCAAGCTGGAGCGTTATGGCCGCTTCCGCTTCATCCGCCCCGAACCGCAGGCGATGTGGGCGCCCGCGCGCGATGACTGGCGCGCCGACGCGGAATTCGTCCCCGGCTCCGACGAGGAGGGCGGGGGCCGCTGGTTCTACGAAAAGCCGGTGCCTGCCGAAGGCTGGCCGCTCACATGGCGCGAAGTCACCTTCCAGTCGAGCTGCACGCCCTTTCGCCACCTCGGTTTCTTCCCCGACATGGCGCCGATATGGGACGACCTGCGCGCCGCCATCGCCGACAAGCCCGACGCCGAAGTCATGAACCTGTTCGGCTATACCGGCGTCGGCACGCTGGGCCTTTCCGCGGCCGGGGCGAAGATGGTGCATGTCGACGCGTCAAAGAAATCGGTGGCGCAGGCGCGCGCCAACGCCGCGCTGTCGGGCATGGAGGACCGGCCCGTCCGCTGGATCGTCGAGGATGCGGCGAAGTTCGTCGCGCGTGAGGGGCGGCGCGGTCGGCGCTATGACGGCATATTGCTCGACCCGCCCAAATATGGACGTGGTCCCGATGGCGAAGTCTGGCGGCTGGAGGAAGATTTGCCCGGCCTCATCGCCAATTGCCGCGCGCTGCTCGACGCCGACAGCCGCTTCCTGTTCCTGACCGTCTACGCGGTTCGCATGTCCGCGCTCGCCATCGGCGAATTGCTGCGTCAGGCGTTCGCGGACCTTCCCGGCACGGTGGAAGCGGGCGAACTGGCGGTGCGGGAGGAAGCGCGCGGTATCGCTCTGCCCACCGCCATCTGGGCGCGCTGGAAACGCTGA
- a CDS encoding nuclear transport factor 2 family protein has product MTAAADIAIRVARAAFNRALAEGDLAAIGPLLAADAVMVTGTDSAVIAGRKAQLMAWKREFAAKDRMVYTRTPDRIVASPVEPVAMEHGRWQGSVGGAVQASGDYSAKWREAGGRWVIEAEIYLTLVARI; this is encoded by the coding sequence ATGACCGCTGCTGCCGACATCGCCATCCGTGTCGCACGCGCCGCGTTCAACCGGGCGCTGGCGGAGGGCGACCTTGCCGCCATCGGGCCTCTGCTCGCCGCCGATGCCGTGATGGTGACGGGCACGGACAGCGCCGTCATCGCCGGACGCAAGGCGCAACTGATGGCGTGGAAGCGCGAGTTCGCGGCGAAGGACCGCATGGTCTACACACGCACGCCCGACAGGATCGTCGCGTCTCCGGTCGAGCCGGTCGCGATGGAGCATGGGCGCTGGCAGGGCAGCGTCGGCGGCGCGGTGCAGGCGTCGGGCGACTATAGCGCCAAATGGCGGGAGGCTGGCGGGCGCTGGGTGATCGAGGCCGAAATCTATCTGACGCTAGTGGCCCGAATCTGA
- a CDS encoding I78 family peptidase inhibitor encodes MRGTMATGCLLALAACTAGERPATPPAAAEGACRDEGLDRFVGQKASAETGAALMAASGARTLRWGGPGMAMTMDFRADRLTVSYDEAMTITSARCG; translated from the coding sequence ATGCGGGGGACGATGGCGACGGGATGCCTGCTGGCGCTGGCGGCCTGCACGGCGGGCGAGAGGCCGGCGACACCGCCCGCCGCCGCCGAAGGGGCGTGCCGTGATGAGGGACTCGACCGCTTCGTCGGGCAGAAGGCCAGTGCGGAGACGGGTGCGGCGCTGATGGCGGCGTCGGGCGCGCGGACGCTGCGCTGGGGCGGTCCCGGCATGGCGATGACGATGGATTTTCGCGCGGATCGGCTGACGGTCAGCTATGACGAGGCGATGACGATCACCTCCGCGCGGTGCGGGTGA
- the rnd gene encoding ribonuclease D yields the protein MQIHPLITDSKTLSDFCARIAQSPYIAVDTEFMRENSYWPELCLVQVADPNEAAAIDPKAPGLDLKPLLDLLVDNEDVLKVFHAGGQDIEIVHNLTGKTPHPMFDTQIAAMALGLGEQIGYGNLVDAWMGVQLDKGARFTDWARRPLDKRQIDYAIGDVTYLIQIFPKMLDELRKTGRGDWLDQEMERISDPSNYENDPQQAWQRVRIASKKPDVLGRLKALAAWRETEARDKNLPRGRIVKDETLADMASHPPRNQEDLGKVRGLSATWKTNDIGARLMNALAKHQPLSRDEMPDREPRRPGLGKDGALVADLLKLLLKIRSRDINVAARLIARTDDIDALAAGVREGLSILEGWRYEQFGRDAVDLVEGRMAFAVKNGRLKMTRTE from the coding sequence ATGCAAATCCATCCGCTGATTACCGACAGCAAGACGCTTTCCGATTTCTGCGCCCGCATCGCCCAATCGCCCTACATCGCCGTCGATACCGAGTTCATGCGGGAAAACAGCTATTGGCCCGAGCTGTGCCTGGTGCAGGTGGCCGATCCCAATGAGGCAGCCGCCATCGACCCCAAGGCGCCGGGTCTGGACTTGAAGCCCCTGCTCGATCTGCTGGTGGACAATGAGGATGTGCTCAAGGTCTTTCATGCCGGCGGGCAGGATATTGAGATCGTCCACAACCTGACCGGCAAGACGCCGCATCCGATGTTCGACACCCAGATCGCGGCGATGGCATTGGGGCTGGGCGAGCAGATCGGCTATGGCAATCTGGTCGATGCGTGGATGGGGGTGCAGCTCGACAAGGGCGCGCGCTTCACCGACTGGGCGCGGCGGCCGCTCGACAAGAGGCAGATCGACTATGCGATCGGCGATGTCACTTACCTGATCCAGATTTTCCCCAAGATGCTGGACGAACTGCGCAAGACCGGGCGCGGCGACTGGCTGGATCAGGAGATGGAGCGGATCAGCGATCCGTCCAATTACGAGAATGACCCGCAGCAGGCGTGGCAGCGCGTGCGCATCGCCAGCAAGAAGCCCGACGTGCTCGGGCGGCTCAAGGCGCTCGCCGCATGGCGCGAAACGGAAGCGCGCGACAAGAACCTGCCGCGCGGCCGCATCGTCAAGGACGAGACGCTGGCGGACATGGCCAGCCATCCGCCGCGGAACCAGGAAGACCTCGGCAAGGTGCGCGGGCTTTCCGCCACATGGAAGACCAACGACATCGGTGCGCGGCTGATGAACGCACTGGCGAAGCATCAGCCGCTTTCGCGCGACGAAATGCCCGACCGCGAACCGCGCCGCCCGGGACTGGGCAAGGACGGGGCGCTGGTCGCGGACCTGCTCAAGCTGCTGCTCAAGATCCGGTCGCGCGACATCAATGTGGCGGCGCGGCTGATCGCGCGGACCGACGACATCGACGCGCTGGCGGCGGGCGTGCGCGAGGGGCTGTCGATCCTCGAAGGCTGGCGCTACGAGCAGTTCGGGCGCGATGCGGTCGATCTGGTCGAAGGGCGCATGGCGTTCGCTGTGAAGAACGGGCGGCTCAAGATGACGCGCACCGAATGA
- the aspS gene encoding aspartate--tRNA ligase, which translates to MHAYRTHTCGALTKAEVGNEVRVSGWVHRKRDHGGVLFVDLRDHYGITQIVAKADSDPLTILETLRLESVVTIEGKVVARTAEAINSRMATGEIEIVADCVTVLSTSAELPLPVAGEQDYPEDIRLRYRFLDLRRETLHANIVKRTQVIRDMRRRMEDAGFTEYSTPILTASSPEGARDFLVPSRIHAGKFYALPQAPQQYKQLLMVAGFDRYFQIAPCFRDEDPRADRLPGEFYQLDLEMSFVTQEDVWNTMEPVIAQVFEAFADGKPVTPAGSFPRIPHAEAMLKYGSDKPDLRNPILIQDVTEHFHGSGFGIFASLVESGSVIRAIPAPGAGAGSRKFFDDMNVWARGEGYSGLGYINIKDGVPGGPIAKNHGEEATAKLIAALGLGPNDGVFFAAGKESQAAKLAGLARIRVGEQLDLIDRDRFDLCWIVDFPFYEYDEDEKKLDFAHNPFSMPQGGLEALNTQDPLTLKAYQYDMVCNGYEIASGSIRNQSPEAMVKAFELVGLSQSDVEERFGGLYRAFQYGAPPHGGMAAGVDRIVMLLCGAQNLREITLFPMNQRAEDLLMGAPSQAELKQLRELHIRVVEPQAKA; encoded by the coding sequence ATGCACGCCTATCGCACCCACACCTGCGGCGCCCTGACGAAGGCGGAAGTCGGGAACGAGGTTCGCGTGTCGGGCTGGGTGCACCGCAAGCGCGACCATGGCGGCGTGCTCTTCGTCGATCTGCGCGACCATTATGGCATCACCCAGATCGTCGCGAAGGCGGACAGCGATCCGCTGACGATCCTCGAAACCCTGCGCCTTGAATCGGTCGTCACGATCGAGGGCAAGGTGGTCGCGCGCACGGCCGAAGCGATCAACTCCAGGATGGCGACCGGCGAGATCGAGATCGTGGCCGATTGCGTGACGGTGCTTTCGACCTCAGCCGAACTGCCCCTGCCGGTGGCGGGCGAGCAGGACTATCCCGAAGATATCCGCCTGCGCTACCGCTTCCTGGACCTGCGGCGCGAGACGCTACACGCCAATATCGTCAAGCGCACCCAGGTCATTCGCGACATGCGCCGCCGGATGGAGGATGCGGGCTTCACCGAATATTCGACGCCGATCCTGACCGCCTCCAGCCCGGAAGGCGCGCGCGACTTTCTGGTGCCGAGCCGCATCCATGCCGGCAAATTCTACGCCCTGCCGCAGGCGCCGCAGCAATATAAGCAGTTGCTGATGGTTGCGGGCTTCGACCGTTATTTCCAGATCGCCCCCTGCTTCCGCGACGAAGACCCGCGCGCCGATCGGCTGCCCGGCGAATTCTACCAGCTCGACCTGGAAATGAGCTTCGTGACGCAGGAAGACGTCTGGAACACGATGGAGCCGGTGATCGCCCAGGTGTTCGAGGCGTTCGCCGACGGCAAGCCCGTGACCCCGGCGGGCAGCTTCCCGCGCATCCCCCACGCCGAAGCGATGCTGAAATATGGCAGCGACAAGCCCGACCTGCGCAACCCGATCCTCATTCAGGACGTGACCGAACATTTCCATGGGAGCGGCTTCGGCATCTTCGCGTCGCTCGTCGAAAGCGGCAGCGTCATCCGTGCGATCCCCGCACCGGGCGCGGGCGCGGGCAGCCGGAAATTCTTCGACGACATGAACGTCTGGGCGCGGGGCGAGGGCTATTCGGGCCTTGGCTATATCAACATCAAGGATGGCGTGCCCGGCGGCCCCATCGCCAAGAACCATGGCGAGGAAGCGACGGCGAAGCTTATCGCGGCGCTCGGCCTTGGTCCCAATGACGGCGTGTTCTTCGCGGCGGGCAAGGAATCGCAGGCGGCAAAGCTCGCCGGTCTCGCCCGCATCCGCGTGGGCGAGCAGCTCGACCTCATCGACAGGGACCGGTTCGACCTTTGCTGGATCGTCGACTTCCCCTTCTACGAATATGACGAGGACGAGAAGAAGCTCGACTTCGCGCACAACCCCTTCTCGATGCCGCAGGGCGGGCTGGAGGCGCTCAACACGCAAGACCCGCTGACGCTGAAAGCCTATCAATATGACATGGTCTGCAACGGCTATGAGATCGCGTCGGGTTCGATCCGCAACCAGTCGCCCGAGGCGATGGTCAAGGCGTTCGAGCTGGTGGGCCTGTCGCAGTCCGATGTCGAGGAGCGTTTCGGCGGCCTCTACCGCGCCTTCCAATATGGCGCGCCGCCCCACGGTGGCATGGCCGCGGGCGTGGACCGCATCGTGATGCTGCTGTGCGGCGCGCAGAATCTGCGCGAGATCACCCTCTTCCCGATGAACCAGCGCGCCGAAGACCTGCTGATGGGCGCGCCGTCACAGGCGGAACTGAAGCAGTTGCGCGAACTCCATATCCGCGTCGTGGAGCCGCAGGCGAAGGCGTGA